Proteins encoded by one window of Acetivibrio thermocellus ATCC 27405:
- a CDS encoding NUDIX hydrolase: MLMRSFAGGVVFSGDKVLLFKNERNEWMLPRGKMHDGEISSEAAVRRIMEESGIATEIIYTAGQTNYEFSSTTHKKPFCNKTTWYIMKSLDEENKIMKIRRKNSSRFMDFVKVDEAMNLINSGHDRSLVSLSYRKYRELEQNKECNLNKKCNLDKKCDLAKSRDLNKEYDLDKECDLSKEYDLNKEYALN, encoded by the coding sequence ATGCTGATGAGGAGCTTTGCAGGCGGAGTGGTGTTCTCGGGAGACAAGGTTCTTCTTTTTAAAAATGAGAGGAATGAGTGGATGCTTCCGAGAGGCAAGATGCACGACGGAGAAATTTCGAGTGAAGCAGCGGTAAGAAGAATCATGGAGGAATCCGGGATAGCCACTGAAATCATATACACAGCCGGGCAGACCAACTATGAATTCTCATCCACGACGCATAAAAAACCCTTCTGCAATAAAACCACGTGGTACATTATGAAATCCCTTGACGAGGAAAATAAAATAATGAAGATAAGAAGAAAAAACAGTTCACGATTCATGGACTTTGTTAAGGTTGACGAAGCCATGAATCTTATTAATTCAGGTCATGACAGATCCCTGGTAAGCCTGTCATATAGGAAATACCGTGAATTGGAGCAGAATAAGGAATGCAATTTGAATAAAAAGTGTAATTTGGATAAAAAATGTGATTTAGCTAAGAGCCGTGATTTAAATAAAGAATACGATTTGGATAAAGAGTGTGATTTAAGTAAAGAATATGATTTAAATAAAGAGTATGCTTTAAATTAA
- the hflX gene encoding GTPase HflX, whose product MQGAKDEFLPAGLAVKMAELTGKINREIAVYINRKGNIIDVSVGDSSTVSLPEVEGRKDLARLVGVRCIHTHPNGEGMVSLVDLNSLVKMRLDAMVAVGVKDGRITEIYAALPVRDENGNLGKTTVYGPFGKDDKRMNRLWDIILETDKLKSTVVHLNESDEERAVLVGLETSSKVIVGGKSEGERSLDELEELARTAGAVVLEKIIQRRPAKDPAFFIGRGKVEELSLICQALDANLIIFDDELSGVQMRNIEEMTGVKVVDRTTLILDIFAKRARSREGKLQVELAQLKYRVSRLVGLGTQLSRLGGGIGTRGPGEKKLEVDRRHIKRRISFLEAQLKDVEKRRNSFRESRTRNAIPTIALVGYTNAGKSTLMNRLCESNVLAEDKLFATLDPTTRSFRLSDGREALLIDTVGFIRKLPHELVEAFKSTLEEAVYADMLIHVVDASNEEAEEQVKVVNDILESLGAANKPVIMALNKMDMVKGGLRLAISNPNGRIFEISAVTGQGIDAMLEGIREMLPEDEKEVRLFIPYSDGWVISYIYQNGRILEQVHGESGTEVKALIKKHRLKPVRAYICGKYPV is encoded by the coding sequence ATGCAGGGCGCGAAAGATGAATTTCTGCCGGCGGGCCTTGCGGTCAAAATGGCGGAACTTACAGGGAAAATCAACCGCGAAATAGCGGTGTATATAAACAGAAAAGGGAATATAATTGACGTAAGTGTGGGAGACAGCAGCACCGTTTCACTTCCGGAAGTGGAAGGAAGAAAGGATTTGGCACGCCTTGTCGGGGTAAGATGCATCCATACTCATCCCAACGGTGAGGGAATGGTTTCACTGGTGGATTTAAATTCCCTGGTTAAGATGAGACTGGATGCCATGGTGGCAGTCGGAGTGAAAGACGGGCGGATAACGGAAATATACGCGGCTTTGCCTGTGAGGGATGAAAACGGGAATTTGGGCAAAACCACCGTGTATGGACCCTTTGGCAAGGACGACAAAAGAATGAATAGGCTTTGGGACATAATACTTGAGACGGACAAGCTTAAAAGTACGGTGGTGCACTTAAATGAGAGCGATGAAGAAAGAGCCGTGCTGGTTGGGCTTGAGACTTCGTCAAAGGTCATTGTGGGAGGAAAAAGCGAAGGAGAAAGATCTTTGGACGAACTGGAAGAGCTGGCCCGCACTGCCGGAGCGGTTGTTCTGGAAAAAATAATACAGAGAAGACCTGCAAAAGACCCGGCATTTTTTATCGGAAGGGGAAAAGTTGAGGAACTTTCTCTTATATGCCAGGCTCTTGACGCCAATCTGATAATTTTTGACGACGAGCTTTCGGGAGTCCAGATGAGGAATATTGAAGAGATGACAGGAGTAAAGGTTGTGGACAGGACCACTTTGATTTTGGACATATTTGCCAAAAGGGCGCGTTCCCGGGAGGGAAAACTTCAAGTGGAACTGGCCCAGCTAAAATACAGGGTATCGAGGCTTGTGGGTCTTGGGACCCAGCTTTCAAGGCTCGGAGGCGGTATAGGAACAAGAGGTCCGGGTGAGAAAAAACTGGAGGTTGACAGAAGGCATATAAAGAGAAGAATAAGCTTCCTTGAAGCACAACTTAAGGATGTGGAAAAGAGAAGAAATTCTTTCAGGGAAAGCCGGACAAGGAACGCCATACCCACCATTGCGCTGGTGGGATATACCAACGCGGGAAAATCCACTCTTATGAACAGGTTGTGCGAAAGCAACGTCCTGGCAGAAGACAAACTCTTTGCAACTCTTGACCCCACGACGAGAAGTTTTAGACTTTCGGACGGAAGGGAAGCGCTTCTCATTGACACGGTGGGATTTATAAGAAAGCTCCCTCATGAGTTGGTGGAGGCGTTCAAGTCAACTCTTGAAGAGGCAGTGTATGCGGACATGCTGATTCATGTGGTGGATGCTTCCAATGAGGAGGCGGAAGAACAAGTAAAGGTTGTGAACGATATCCTTGAAAGTCTCGGTGCGGCAAACAAACCTGTTATCATGGCACTCAACAAGATGGATATGGTAAAGGGCGGCCTGAGGCTTGCAATATCCAATCCGAACGGCAGGATATTTGAAATATCTGCCGTTACAGGACAGGGAATAGATGCCATGCTCGAAGGCATCAGGGAAATGCTGCCCGAGGATGAAAAGGAGGTAAGACTTTTTATACCTTACAGTGACGGATGGGTCATATCCTATATTTATCAAAACGGAAGAATACTTGAGCAAGTTCACGGCGAGTCGGGGACCGAAGTAAAAGCTTTGATAAAAAAACACAGACTGAAACCTGTCAGGGCATATATTTGTGGGAAATACCCTGTCTGA
- the dinB gene encoding DNA polymerase IV has protein sequence MKRVILHCDLNNFYASVECLYHPELRDKPVAVCGSIEDRHGIVLAKNYAAKKYKVKTGETVWEAKNKCPGLVVVKANHSLYYKFSKYARQIYEYYTDRVESFGLDECWLDVSESTLLFGDGTKIANEIRERIKRELGVTVSVGVSYNKVFAKLGSDMKKPDAVTVITENDFKEKIWGLPVEALLYVGDSTKKKLNNMAVFTIGDLANCHSEFLVRQLGKWGYTLWSFANGYDTSPVAKNDCEIPIKSIGNSLTAPRDLTNNEDVRILIYVLSESVGERLRSHNLKGRTVQISIKDPELQTLERQAGLDIHTSITSEIAQKAYEIFLKSWNWSKNVRALGVRVTDLVESDTCTQISLFSDDIKRQKLEILDECVDRVRERFGYYSVRRGILLQDRGLNRI, from the coding sequence ATGAAGAGAGTGATTCTTCACTGCGACCTTAATAATTTTTATGCCAGCGTGGAATGTCTGTATCATCCCGAACTTCGCGACAAGCCGGTTGCGGTGTGTGGCTCGATAGAGGACAGACATGGCATAGTGCTTGCCAAAAACTATGCGGCAAAAAAATACAAAGTAAAAACGGGCGAGACGGTATGGGAGGCAAAAAACAAGTGCCCGGGGCTGGTTGTGGTAAAAGCCAATCATTCTTTGTATTACAAGTTTTCAAAATATGCCCGCCAAATTTACGAATATTACACCGACAGAGTGGAATCCTTTGGATTGGACGAATGCTGGCTTGATGTCAGTGAAAGTACATTGCTTTTTGGAGACGGGACGAAGATAGCCAACGAGATAAGAGAAAGAATAAAAAGGGAGCTGGGAGTGACGGTTTCCGTTGGCGTAAGCTATAATAAAGTATTTGCAAAGCTTGGGTCTGACATGAAAAAGCCGGACGCGGTTACGGTTATTACCGAGAATGATTTTAAAGAAAAAATATGGGGACTTCCGGTGGAAGCTCTTCTTTATGTGGGGGATTCAACAAAAAAGAAACTTAACAATATGGCTGTTTTTACTATCGGAGATTTGGCCAATTGCCATTCGGAATTTCTCGTAAGGCAATTGGGAAAATGGGGATATACCCTGTGGAGCTTTGCAAACGGCTATGATACCAGCCCTGTTGCCAAAAATGATTGTGAAATACCGATAAAGAGCATAGGAAATTCCCTTACCGCACCAAGGGACCTTACGAACAACGAAGATGTCCGGATTTTAATATATGTACTTTCCGAAAGCGTGGGAGAAAGGCTTAGAAGTCACAATCTTAAAGGAAGGACCGTCCAGATAAGTATAAAGGACCCGGAGCTTCAGACATTGGAAAGGCAGGCCGGGCTTGACATACATACCAGTATTACATCTGAAATTGCGCAAAAAGCGTATGAAATATTTTTAAAATCCTGGAATTGGTCAAAAAACGTAAGGGCTCTGGGAGTCAGGGTGACGGATTTGGTTGAGTCGGATACATGCACGCAGATATCATTGTTTTCGGACGACATAAAAAGGCAAAAGCTTGAGATACTTGATGAGTGTGTGGACAGGGTCAGGGAGAGATTTGGATATTATTCGGTGAGAAGAGGAATTTTGCTTCAGGACAGAGGATTAAACAGGATTTAA
- a CDS encoding dUTP diphosphatase: MSENVEVFVEICREGAVIPKYAKPWDAGMDICAAEDVIIRPGETVIVPTGLKMAIPEGYEIQVRPRSGISLNTPLRITNSPGTIDSGYRDEIGIIITNTSPASGGGEISSGQNEFTIDSKGNKQGVYKIRKGDRIAQIVLQRVPRIQFKVVDSVKEIGNNRGGGFGSTGVRE; the protein is encoded by the coding sequence ATGTCGGAAAATGTTGAAGTATTTGTGGAAATATGCAGAGAAGGAGCGGTAATACCGAAATATGCGAAGCCATGGGATGCGGGCATGGACATATGTGCCGCCGAGGATGTAATCATAAGGCCCGGAGAAACGGTAATAGTTCCGACAGGGCTTAAAATGGCCATTCCCGAGGGTTATGAAATACAAGTCCGTCCCCGAAGCGGGATATCACTGAACACACCGCTTCGAATCACAAACTCTCCGGGTACTATTGACAGCGGTTACAGGGATGAGATAGGAATAATAATTACAAACACGTCCCCGGCATCCGGCGGCGGAGAAATTTCTTCGGGGCAGAATGAATTTACCATTGACAGCAAAGGCAATAAACAGGGAGTGTATAAAATTCGCAAGGGGGACAGAATTGCACAAATTGTGCTTCAGCGTGTTCCCAGAATTCAGTTTAAAGTGGTGGATTCGGTAAAGGAAATAGGCAATAACCGCGGTGGGGGATTTGGTTCCACCGGAGTACGGGAGTAA
- a CDS encoding DUF3656 domain-containing U32 family peptidase, whose product MTRDFKLELLAPCGDWEAFMAAVENGADAVYVGGKLFNARQYASNFDEEKIKEVIHYAHVRDVNVYQTMNILISDSEMREALKALERSYLAGIDGVIVQDIGLASLIRKLYPDLALHASTQMTVYNLQGVKLLEELGFKRVVLARELSLEEIQYITENTSLEVEVFVHGALCVCYSGQCLMSSIIGGRSGNRGKCAQPCRLPYQLLEVGEGSGLPQRKANRGYFMSPKDLCSVDILDKIIKSGVKSLKIEGRMKSAEYVATVVRIYRKYLDRLFESTDSRNEGIVEKDMKDLLQIFNRGGFSKGYLEGKTGKDMMSFEKPKNWGIYVGKVMACDRAQGSIKIKLEEPLSLGDGIEVWNGEDESPGTIVTSIRVNGKAVTEALPQQVVEVRNVKGRINKGNKVYKTSDKKLNASARESFTGKFKKRIPIEGRITVAGGKPLSIIVKDYEGNKVEVKSSYVPEKALTSPVTEEKVLKQAAKTGQTPFEFKELLADVEDGLSVPVSEINNIRRHALNQLEIKRTDRYPLRKPGNLQEKLEDVMHFPGNSRNGEEKNLKISACFYKDMAGLEYESLGVDRIYLPFSMFVKENKERILSIKENAELFVFIPPVTRGNYDKLIKSRLDDIVNMGIDGILAGNPGTVKYAGAYPKIRIMGDFSLNIFNSVSIKTLKDMGLNGATLSCELNLNQIREMGKFPDFVEEVLVYGRIPLMISEYCPVGSIKGNFGKNSRCSMPCKDKDFYLVDRMNMKFPVLCDRIDCRSMIFNAKVLLLSDTVDRIKTLGIDMVRLNFTDENPKEVKDIVKMHRDLLNNGSGALDSYKQLIDKIKSRGFTKGHFPRGVQ is encoded by the coding sequence ATGACAAGAGATTTTAAACTGGAATTGCTTGCCCCCTGCGGAGACTGGGAAGCATTTATGGCAGCCGTCGAAAACGGTGCGGACGCGGTATACGTGGGGGGAAAGTTGTTTAATGCAAGGCAGTATGCTTCAAACTTTGATGAGGAAAAAATCAAAGAGGTAATACACTATGCCCATGTGCGGGATGTAAATGTATATCAGACCATGAACATCCTGATAAGCGACAGTGAGATGAGAGAGGCGCTCAAAGCATTGGAGCGGTCGTACCTTGCAGGTATTGACGGGGTGATAGTCCAGGATATCGGACTGGCGAGTTTGATAAGAAAGCTGTATCCGGATCTTGCACTTCACGCAAGCACACAGATGACAGTATACAATTTGCAGGGCGTAAAGCTGCTCGAGGAACTGGGATTTAAAAGGGTTGTGCTTGCAAGGGAGTTGTCGCTGGAGGAAATACAATATATTACTGAAAATACTTCACTGGAGGTGGAAGTGTTTGTTCATGGGGCGTTGTGTGTCTGCTATTCGGGACAATGCCTTATGAGCAGTATTATTGGAGGAAGAAGCGGAAACCGCGGAAAATGTGCCCAGCCCTGCAGGCTTCCGTATCAGCTTCTGGAAGTTGGCGAAGGAAGCGGTCTGCCTCAAAGAAAAGCGAACAGAGGGTATTTTATGAGCCCAAAAGACCTGTGCTCTGTTGATATTTTGGATAAAATTATAAAAAGTGGTGTAAAATCGCTTAAAATTGAAGGCAGAATGAAAAGCGCCGAGTATGTGGCCACCGTGGTGAGGATTTACAGAAAATATCTTGACAGGCTGTTTGAGAGTACGGACAGTCGTAATGAAGGTATTGTGGAAAAGGATATGAAGGACCTTCTCCAGATATTCAACCGGGGGGGCTTCTCAAAAGGATATCTGGAAGGAAAAACGGGAAAAGATATGATGAGCTTTGAGAAGCCTAAAAACTGGGGAATATACGTGGGAAAAGTAATGGCCTGTGACAGGGCGCAAGGCAGCATAAAAATAAAACTTGAGGAACCTTTAAGCCTTGGTGACGGGATAGAGGTGTGGAACGGTGAGGATGAAAGCCCGGGAACAATTGTAACGTCAATCCGGGTAAACGGCAAGGCAGTGACGGAAGCACTGCCGCAGCAGGTGGTTGAGGTAAGAAACGTCAAAGGCAGGATAAACAAGGGAAACAAAGTTTACAAGACGTCCGACAAAAAGCTTAATGCTTCTGCCAGAGAATCTTTCACCGGAAAATTCAAAAAGAGAATTCCCATTGAAGGAAGGATTACTGTGGCGGGAGGCAAACCTCTGTCAATTATTGTGAAGGATTATGAGGGAAACAAAGTTGAAGTCAAGTCCTCATACGTGCCTGAGAAAGCTCTGACAAGTCCCGTTACCGAAGAGAAAGTTTTGAAACAGGCGGCAAAAACCGGACAGACTCCTTTTGAATTTAAAGAATTGCTCGCCGATGTGGAAGACGGTTTGTCCGTACCCGTAAGTGAAATCAACAATATTCGGCGTCATGCACTAAATCAGCTGGAGATAAAAAGAACCGACAGATATCCCTTAAGAAAGCCGGGAAATTTGCAAGAAAAATTGGAGGATGTGATGCATTTCCCGGGAAATAGTCGAAACGGGGAGGAAAAAAATTTAAAAATTTCGGCATGTTTTTACAAAGACATGGCCGGGCTTGAATATGAAAGCCTTGGAGTGGATCGCATCTACCTTCCTTTCAGCATGTTTGTAAAGGAAAACAAAGAAAGGATTTTGAGCATTAAAGAAAATGCAGAGCTGTTTGTATTTATTCCCCCGGTAACCAGGGGAAATTATGACAAGCTGATAAAATCCAGGCTTGATGATATTGTAAATATGGGAATTGACGGAATTCTTGCGGGGAACCCCGGCACTGTGAAATATGCCGGAGCATACCCAAAAATCCGTATTATGGGGGACTTTTCTCTGAACATATTTAACAGTGTTTCAATAAAAACTCTCAAGGATATGGGGCTTAACGGGGCGACTTTGTCCTGCGAGCTTAATTTGAATCAGATAAGGGAGATGGGGAAGTTTCCGGATTTTGTGGAAGAAGTGCTGGTATACGGAAGAATACCCCTTATGATCAGTGAGTATTGTCCGGTTGGGAGCATAAAAGGCAATTTCGGCAAAAACTCCAGATGCAGCATGCCTTGCAAAGACAAAGATTTTTACCTTGTGGACAGAATGAACATGAAATTTCCCGTCCTGTGCGACAGGATTGACTGCAGAAGCATGATTTTCAACGCAAAAGTATTGCTGCTTTCAGATACTGTTGATAGAATTAAAACATTGGGTATTGATATGGTACGGCTTAATTTTACGGATGAAAATCCAAAAGAAGTAAAAGACATAGTGAAAATGCACAGGGATCTTTTAAATAACGGTTCCGGGGCGTTAGACTCTTATAAGCAGTTGATTGATAAAATAAAAAGCAGAGGCTTTACAAAAGGGCATTTCCCAAGGGGTGTCCAGTAA
- a CDS encoding alkaline phosphatase family protein, translating to MKMIFIFIDGFGIGKEDASVNPLANPELPNINYILNKAGAIPTDACLDVPGLPQSATGQTTIFTGQNASKVLSRHLHGQPTITLKKMIIENNLFKELIKRGFSVTNSNVYRTPYIEKIKDPKERKYRPSVTTVMTLSCGLNLRTVEEYITGDGVYHDIIGEILKNEGYVEELITPREAAQRLYSLSRKYDFTLFEYFVTDILGHKMEMEEAVEKLKILDAFLGELLNLYNEDEDIIFITSDHGNIEDLTVNTHTFNKVPTVILGKIPENVEIEINSLTDIMPTILKIFDAKGEL from the coding sequence GTGAAAATGATATTCATCTTTATAGATGGTTTTGGTATTGGAAAGGAGGATGCTTCGGTCAATCCTCTGGCCAATCCGGAGCTCCCAAACATAAATTATATACTTAATAAAGCCGGTGCAATTCCTACGGATGCCTGTCTTGACGTGCCCGGCCTGCCCCAGAGTGCAACGGGGCAGACAACCATATTTACCGGTCAAAATGCGTCAAAGGTCCTGTCCAGGCATTTGCACGGACAACCCACAATTACACTGAAGAAGATGATAATTGAAAACAACCTCTTTAAAGAGCTTATAAAAAGAGGTTTTTCCGTAACAAATTCGAATGTGTACAGAACGCCGTATATTGAAAAAATCAAAGACCCAAAGGAGAGAAAATACCGTCCTTCTGTCACGACGGTTATGACCCTTTCCTGCGGATTAAATCTCAGAACCGTGGAAGAATATATAACCGGAGACGGTGTTTATCATGATATCATCGGAGAAATTTTGAAAAATGAGGGTTACGTGGAGGAACTTATTACGCCCCGGGAAGCTGCGCAAAGGCTTTATAGCCTGAGCCGCAAATATGATTTTACTCTTTTTGAGTATTTTGTGACGGACATACTGGGGCACAAAATGGAAATGGAAGAGGCAGTGGAAAAGCTAAAGATTCTGGATGCCTTTTTAGGCGAGCTTTTGAATCTTTACAACGAGGATGAGGATATCATATTTATCACAAGCGACCATGGCAATATTGAAGACTTGACGGTCAATACCCATACATTCAACAAGGTACCTACGGTAATTTTAGGGAAAATACCTGAGAATGTGGAGATTGAAATAAATTCGCTGACCGATATTATGCCGACAATATTAAAAATTTTTGATGCAAAGGGAGAGTTATGA
- a CDS encoding cell division protein ZapA: MAEKNKVEVRIAGKDYTLVGCESEEYIQKVALYIDKKMTEIMRMNNKLSTSMASVLTAVNVADEYFKAQEEIASLSRELKSAKEEIERLKEENRRLANENAVISNKNTYYQLELAKREAELNEVRNTLEKSTRARI; the protein is encoded by the coding sequence ATGGCGGAGAAAAACAAGGTGGAAGTCAGGATAGCGGGAAAAGATTATACGTTGGTTGGTTGCGAATCCGAAGAGTATATTCAGAAGGTGGCGCTGTATATAGACAAAAAGATGACTGAAATCATGAGAATGAATAATAAGCTTAGCACCTCAATGGCATCGGTGCTTACCGCCGTTAATGTTGCCGATGAGTATTTCAAAGCTCAGGAGGAGATTGCAAGTCTCAGCAGGGAGTTGAAAAGTGCAAAGGAAGAGATAGAAAGGCTGAAAGAGGAAAACCGGAGGCTCGCCAATGAAAATGCCGTAATAAGCAACAAAAATACCTACTATCAATTGGAGCTGGCAAAGAGAGAAGCTGAGTTGAATGAAGTTCGAAATACCCTTGAGAAGTCAACGAGAGCAAGAATTTAA
- the celS gene encoding cellulose 1,4-beta-cellobiosidase CelS, with translation MVKSRKISILLAVAMLVSIMIPTTAFAGPTKAPTKDGTSYKDLFLELYGKIKDPKNGYFSPDEGIPYHSIETLIVEAPDYGHVTTSEAFSYYVWLEAMYGNLTGNWSGVETAWKVMEDWIIPDSTEQPGMSSYNPNSPATYADEYEDPSYYPSELKFDTVRVGSDPVHNDLVSAYGPNMYLMHWLMDVDNWYGFGTGTRATFINTFQRGEQESTWETIPHPSIEEFKYGGPNGFLDLFTKDRSYAKQWRYTNAPDAEGRAIQAVYWANKWAKEQGKGSAVASVVSKAAKMGDFLRNDMFDKYFMKIGAQDKTPATGYDSAHYLMAWYTAWGGGIGASWAWKIGCSHAHFGYQNPFQGWVSATQSDFAPKSSNGKRDWTTSYKRQLEFYQWLQSAEGGIAGGATNSWNGRYEKYPAGTSTFYGMAYVPHPVYADPGSNQWFGFQAWSMQRVMEYYLETGDSSVKNLIKKWVDWVMSEIKLYDDGTFAIPSDLEWSGQPDTWTGTYTGNPNLHVRVTSYGTDLGVAGSLANALATYAAATERWEGKLDTKARDMAAELVNRAWYNFYCSEGKGVVTEEARADYKRFFEQEVYVPAGWSGTMPNGDKIQPGIKFIDIRTKYRQDPYYDIVYQAYLRGEAPVLNYHRFWHEVDLAVAMGVLATYFPDMTYKVPGTPSTKLYGDVNDDGKVNSTDAVALKRYVLRSGISINTDNADLNEDGRVNSTDLGILKRYILKEIDTLPYKN, from the coding sequence ATGGTAAAAAGCAGAAAGATTTCTATTCTGTTGGCAGTTGCAATGCTGGTATCCATAATGATACCCACAACTGCATTCGCAGGTCCTACAAAGGCACCTACAAAAGATGGGACATCTTATAAGGATCTTTTCCTTGAACTCTACGGAAAAATTAAAGATCCTAAGAACGGATATTTCAGCCCAGACGAGGGAATTCCTTATCACTCAATTGAAACATTGATCGTTGAAGCGCCGGACTACGGTCACGTTACTACCAGTGAGGCTTTCAGCTATTATGTATGGCTTGAAGCAATGTATGGAAATCTCACAGGCAACTGGTCCGGAGTAGAAACAGCATGGAAAGTTATGGAGGATTGGATAATTCCTGACAGCACAGAGCAGCCGGGTATGTCTTCTTACAATCCAAACAGCCCTGCCACATATGCTGACGAATATGAGGATCCTTCATACTATCCTTCAGAGTTGAAGTTTGATACCGTAAGAGTTGGATCCGACCCTGTACACAACGACCTTGTATCCGCATACGGTCCTAACATGTACCTCATGCACTGGTTGATGGACGTTGACAACTGGTACGGTTTTGGTACAGGAACACGGGCAACATTCATAAACACCTTCCAAAGAGGTGAACAGGAATCCACATGGGAAACCATTCCTCATCCGTCAATAGAAGAGTTCAAATACGGCGGACCGAACGGATTCCTTGATTTGTTTACAAAGGACAGATCATATGCAAAACAGTGGCGTTATACAAACGCTCCTGACGCAGAAGGCCGTGCTATACAGGCTGTTTACTGGGCAAACAAATGGGCAAAGGAGCAGGGTAAAGGTTCTGCCGTTGCTTCCGTTGTATCCAAGGCTGCAAAGATGGGTGACTTCTTGAGAAACGACATGTTCGACAAATACTTCATGAAGATCGGTGCACAGGACAAGACTCCTGCTACCGGTTATGACAGTGCACACTACCTTATGGCCTGGTATACTGCATGGGGTGGTGGAATTGGTGCATCCTGGGCATGGAAGATCGGATGCAGCCACGCACACTTCGGATATCAGAACCCATTCCAGGGATGGGTAAGTGCAACACAGAGCGACTTTGCTCCTAAATCATCCAACGGTAAGAGAGACTGGACAACAAGCTACAAGAGACAGCTTGAATTCTATCAGTGGTTGCAGTCGGCTGAAGGTGGTATTGCCGGTGGAGCAACCAACTCCTGGAACGGTAGATATGAGAAATATCCTGCTGGTACGTCAACGTTCTATGGTATGGCATATGTTCCGCATCCTGTATACGCTGACCCGGGTAGTAACCAGTGGTTCGGATTCCAGGCATGGTCAATGCAGCGTGTAATGGAGTACTACCTCGAAACAGGAGATTCATCAGTTAAGAATTTGATTAAGAAGTGGGTCGACTGGGTAATGAGCGAAATTAAGCTCTATGACGATGGAACATTTGCAATTCCTAGCGACCTCGAGTGGTCAGGTCAGCCTGATACATGGACCGGAACATACACAGGCAACCCGAACCTCCATGTAAGAGTAACTTCTTACGGTACTGACCTTGGTGTTGCAGGTTCACTTGCAAATGCTCTTGCAACTTATGCCGCAGCTACAGAAAGATGGGAAGGAAAACTTGATACAAAAGCAAGAGACATGGCTGCTGAACTGGTTAACCGTGCATGGTACAACTTCTACTGCTCTGAAGGAAAAGGTGTTGTTACTGAGGAAGCACGTGCTGACTACAAACGTTTCTTTGAGCAGGAAGTATACGTTCCGGCAGGTTGGAGCGGTACTATGCCGAACGGTGACAAGATTCAGCCTGGTATTAAGTTCATAGACATCCGTACAAAATATAGACAAGATCCTTACTACGATATAGTATATCAGGCATACTTGAGAGGCGAAGCTCCTGTATTGAATTATCACCGCTTCTGGCATGAAGTTGACCTTGCAGTTGCAATGGGTGTATTGGCTACATACTTCCCGGATATGACATATAAAGTACCTGGTACTCCTTCTACTAAATTATACGGCGACGTCAATGATGACGGAAAAGTTAACTCAACTGACGCTGTAGCATTGAAGAGATATGTTTTGAGATCAGGTATAAGCATCAACACTGACAATGCCGATTTGAATGAAGACGGCAGAGTTAATTCAACTGACTTAGGAATTTTGAAGAGATATATTCTCAAAGAAATAGATACATTGCCGTACAAGAACTAA